TTCTTGTATTTCTGCTACCACATTCGCAGCAACACCTGCTTGACGTTGAGCTTCTTGAACCACGACAACGCGATTTGTTTTCTTAACCGATTCAATAATTGTTTCAATATCAAGTGGTGATACAGTACGTAAGTCAATAACCTCAGCATTAATACCATTTTCAGCTAGTTCATCTGCTGCTTTAAGACAAGCATGAACCATTGCGCCATAAGCAATCAATGTAACATCTGTACCTTCACGCTTAACGTCCGCTTTTCCTAATTCAATTGTATATTCCTCTTCAGGAACTTCACCACGGAAAGAACGGTATAGTTTCATATGTTCTAGAAAGATAACCGGATCATTATCACGAATAGAAGCAATGAGCAACCCTTTTGCATCATAAGGAGTGGAAGGAATTACAACCTTCAATCCAGGCTGCTGTGCAACTAAACCTTCTAAAGAATCCGCATGAAGTTCAGGAGTATGAACCCCACCACCAAATGGTGCACGTACGGTAATAGGTGAATGATGGACACCACCGGAACGATATCGCATACGTGCCATTTGTCCACTAATTGAATCCATCACTTCATATATGAAGCCGAAGAATTGAATTTCAGGAACAGGTCGGAAGCCTTGCAAGCCAAGACCAATAGCCAAACCGCCGATACCTGATTCAGCTAAAGGTGTATCAAATACACGCTCTTCACCAAACTCAGCTTGAAGTCCTTCAGTAGCACGGAACACGCCACCATTCTTACCGACATCTTCCCCGAAAACAAGCACATTTTCATCATTCTTTAGCTCTGTGCGTAGTGCGTCTGTAATGGCTTGGATCATTGTCATTTGTGCCATGATTTACTTCGACTCCTTTTCTTTATATTCTTCCATTTGCTCCTGCAAGTTATATGGAAGTTCTTCATACATATTTGCCATTAAATCGGTAACTTTTTGTTTTGGATATTGATCAGCTTGCTTAATCGCTTGTTTAATTTCTTCTTTTGCTTGATCAATCACTTTGTTCTCTTCTTCTTCAGACCATAGATTTTTCGATTCTAAATATTTACGGTAACGAACAAGTGGATCTTTCTTTTCCCACTCATTATCTAAATCTTCCGTACGGTAACGAGTTGGGTCATCGCCAGCCATTGTATGTGGTCCATAACGGTATGTCAATGTTTCAATGAGCATTGGTCCTTCCCCATTAATTGCTCGCTCTCTTGCATGCTTTGTAGCTGCATAAACAGCAAGTACATCCATACCGTCTACTTGGATACCTTCAATCCCAGCTGCAACAGCTTTTTGTGCCAATGTCTTCGCGTTTGTTTGCTTTTCTACTGGAACGGAAATAGCAAAACGGTTATTTTGCACAAAGAAAATTGCTGGTGCTTTATACGCGCCTGCAAAGTTAATTCCTTCATAAAAATCACCTTGTGACGTACCACCGTCACCAGTATACGTAACAGCCACATTTTTCTTGCCGCGTTTTTTCATGCCTAAAGCGACTCCAGCAGCCTGTACATATTGTGCACCAATAATAATTTGTGGACTCACTGCATGAACGCCTTCAGGCATCTGGTTGCCGTGAAAGTGTCCTCTAGAGAATAAGAACGCTTGGTATAATGGTAAACCTTGCCAAATTAATTGAGGTACATCACGATATCCTGGCAATAGAAAATCTTCTTGTTCAAGTGCGAATTGACTTCCTAATTGGGAAGCTTCCTGTCCTGCTGTTGGTGCATAGAATCCTAAACGACCTTGACGGTTTAAAGCAATCGAACGCTGGTCCAGCACTCGTGTGTAAACCATTCTACGCATAAGCTCTTTTAACTGCTCGTCCGAAAGATCAGGTACATCTTCTTCATTGACAATCTTTCCATC
This genomic interval from Virgibacillus pantothenticus contains the following:
- the pdhA gene encoding pyruvate dehydrogenase (acetyl-transferring) E1 component subunit alpha, which gives rise to MFQILNEDGKIVNEEDVPDLSDEQLKELMRRMVYTRVLDQRSIALNRQGRLGFYAPTAGQEASQLGSQFALEQEDFLLPGYRDVPQLIWQGLPLYQAFLFSRGHFHGNQMPEGVHAVSPQIIIGAQYVQAAGVALGMKKRGKKNVAVTYTGDGGTSQGDFYEGINFAGAYKAPAIFFVQNNRFAISVPVEKQTNAKTLAQKAVAAGIEGIQVDGMDVLAVYAATKHARERAINGEGPMLIETLTYRYGPHTMAGDDPTRYRTEDLDNEWEKKDPLVRYRKYLESKNLWSEEEENKVIDQAKEEIKQAIKQADQYPKQKVTDLMANMYEELPYNLQEQMEEYKEKESK
- a CDS encoding alpha-ketoacid dehydrogenase subunit beta, translating into MAQMTMIQAITDALRTELKNDENVLVFGEDVGKNGGVFRATEGLQAEFGEERVFDTPLAESGIGGLAIGLGLQGFRPVPEIQFFGFIYEVMDSISGQMARMRYRSGGVHHSPITVRAPFGGGVHTPELHADSLEGLVAQQPGLKVVIPSTPYDAKGLLIASIRDNDPVIFLEHMKLYRSFRGEVPEEEYTIELGKADVKREGTDVTLIAYGAMVHACLKAADELAENGINAEVIDLRTVSPLDIETIIESVKKTNRVVVVQEAQRQAGVAANVVAEIQERAILHLEAPVLRVTAPDTVYAFSEAEEVWLPNHKDIVEKVNSVMNF